In one Bradyrhizobium cosmicum genomic region, the following are encoded:
- the upp gene encoding uracil phosphoribosyltransferase, whose translation MSISSVNVVAHPLVQHKLSLMREKDRSTKSFREILNEIGMLLGYEVTRDLPLELVGIETPIAPMQAPKIAGKKLTLAPILRAGVGFLDGMLALMPSARIAHIGLYRDPDTLQAVEYYFKAPQDLSDRTVILMDPMLATGNSACAGATLLKARGARDIRFVCLLAAPEGIAQFQSEHPDVPVWTAAIDERLNDHGYIVPGLGDAGDRMFGTK comes from the coding sequence ATGAGCATCAGCAGCGTCAACGTCGTCGCCCATCCCCTGGTCCAGCACAAGCTTTCCCTGATGCGGGAGAAGGATCGCTCGACCAAGAGCTTTCGCGAGATCCTGAACGAGATCGGGATGCTGCTGGGCTACGAGGTGACGCGCGACCTGCCGCTGGAGCTGGTCGGGATCGAGACGCCGATCGCGCCGATGCAGGCCCCGAAGATCGCCGGCAAGAAGCTCACGCTGGCGCCGATCCTGCGCGCCGGCGTCGGCTTCCTCGACGGCATGCTGGCGTTGATGCCGTCGGCGCGCATCGCCCATATCGGGCTCTATCGCGACCCCGACACATTGCAGGCCGTGGAATATTACTTCAAGGCGCCGCAGGATCTGTCCGACCGCACCGTGATCCTGATGGACCCGATGCTGGCGACCGGCAACTCGGCCTGCGCCGGTGCCACCCTGCTCAAGGCGCGCGGCGCCCGCGACATCCGCTTCGTCTGCCTGCTCGCTGCGCCCGAAGGCATCGCCCAGTTCCAGAGCGAGCATCCCGACGTGCCGGTCTGGACCGCCGCGATCGACGAGCGGCTCAACGACCACGGCTACATCGTGCCGGGCCTGGGCGATGCCGGCGACCGGATGTTCGGCACCAAGTAG